The following proteins come from a genomic window of Amphiura filiformis chromosome 16, Afil_fr2py, whole genome shotgun sequence:
- the LOC140136038 gene encoding LOW QUALITY PROTEIN: glucose-fructose oxidoreductase domain-containing protein 1-like (The sequence of the model RefSeq protein was modified relative to this genomic sequence to represent the inferred CDS: inserted 1 base in 1 codon), producing the protein MLEGVGVVGTGSMARVLIPTLQAIGVKVVALWGPTEEQARDLARQFGIPFHTDRIDDVLLHQEVDLVCINTSPHLHAQVASKALGIGKHVLCERPAGINKSDAAKMVTAAQYYPSLMSIMNHGLRFLPAFTRLKRMVQDGEIGEVFLCDVRMTCGSLLKDKYTWMCDENMGGGVLNMIGSHLIDIITFLTGQKAIKVRGMVKTFVKQTENIGGIRHITSDDFCSIQMELSRGATASITLNTHVPGQFKQELLVIGSEGRLVIREADLFGXDNGMTHEQLLMADIQHVTERQKQGIPPASNELPLPYFKGMLKLIDALKESFERRKERLSWDDEPVTLAATFEDGMYVQTVLDAVRESDRTGTWQPVVVVNEDERNRFFIS; encoded by the exons ATGTTGGAAGGTGTTGGGGTCGTTGGCACTGGTTCCATGGCTAGGGTATTGATACCTACCCTCCAAGCTATTGGAGTAAAAGTGGTTGCATTATGGGGACCAACTGAAGAACAAGCCAGAGATCTTGCAAGACAGTTTGGAATACCGTTCCACACAGATCGCATAGATGATGTACTGCTTCATCAAGAAGTTGATCTCGTATGTATCAATACATCACCACATCTGCATGCTCAAGTAGCTTCAAAGGCGCTTGGTATCGGTAAACACGTACTGTGCGAACGTCCTGCAGGTATCAACAAGTCGGATGCTGCGAAGATGGTGACAGCAGCACAGTATTATCCTTCCCTTATGTCCATCATGAATCACGGACTTCGTTTTCTGCCAGCGTTTACAAGGCTGAAACGGATGGTGCAGGATGGAGAGATTGGTGAAGTGTTCCTGTGCGATGTTAGAATGACATGCGGCAGTTTGCTCAAAGATAAATACACATGGATGTGTGATGAGAACATGGGCGGTGGTGTCTTAAATATGATTGGATCCCATCTGATCGATATCATCACATTTCTAACGGGACAGAAGGCCATCAAAGTCCGCGGCATGGTGAAAACATTTGTGAAGCAAACAGAGAATATCGGTGGGATCCGACACATCACAAGTGATGACTTCTGCTCCATCCAGATGGAACTCAGCAGAGGAGCAACTGCGTCAATCACACTAAACACTCACGTCCCTGGGCAATTTAAGCAGGAGTTACTTGTGATTGGTTCGGAAGGTCGGCTGGTGATCCGTGAAGCCGATCTCTTTG TTGACAACGGGATGACTCATGAGCAACTCCTGATGGCAGACATTCAGCATGTTACAGAACGTCAGAAACAAGGGattcctcctgccagcaatgagCTCCCTCTGCCTTATTTCAAAGGGATGCTTAAACTTATTGATGCTTTGAAGGAGTCTTTTGAAAGGCGCAAAGAACGCCTGAGCTGGGACGATGAGCCCGTGACATTAGCAGCAACATTTGAGGATGGCATGTATGTTCAGACTGTACTGGATGCTGTCAGAGAGTCTGACAGGACTGGCACTTGGCAACCAGTCGTGGTTGTCAATGAGGATGAGAGGAATAGATTCTTTATCTCATAA
- the LOC140136037 gene encoding peptide methionine sulfoxide reductase-like — protein MSAIFYHSEEQKTLAEKTKDEHQKKLTRTIQTKIKKADIFYDAEDYHQKYMLRQQRNLLSSLGFSDKEILNGHAASRLNGYVGGFGTAEDLQKEVAKLGLNETQVKLVQSKLR, from the exons ATGTCAGCTATCTTCTATCACTCGGAGGAGCAAAAAACATTGGCTGAGAAAACTAAAGATGAGCATCAGAAGAAATTGACACGTACAATTCAGACGAAGATCAAGAAAGCAGACATATTTTACGATGCTGAAGA TTACCATCAGAAATACATGCTTCGTCAACAACGTAACCTTCTTTCCAGCCTTGGTTTCTCAGATAAGGAAATCCTCAATGGACACGCTGCATCTCGCCTCAATGGCTACGTTGGCGGATTCGGTACTGCTGAAGATCTGCAGAAGGAAGTGGCAAAACTTGGATTGAACGAGACACAGGTCAAATTGGTGCAATCAAAGCTGCGTTAA